One window from the genome of Alnus glutinosa chromosome 13, dhAlnGlut1.1, whole genome shotgun sequence encodes:
- the LOC133854791 gene encoding protein ENHANCED DISEASE RESISTANCE 2, which translates to MSSKVVYEGWMVRYGRRKIGRSFIHMRFFVLGSRLLAYYKKKPQDNQVPIKTMVIDGNCRVEDRGLKTHHGHMVYVLCVYNKKETHHRITMAAFNIQEALIWKEKIELVIDQHQGSQASNGNKYVSFEYKSGMDNGRAASSSDHESQFSAQEDEDDAHPNLSRRTTIGNGLPESVFDWTRELDSELSNQNINNQAFSRKHWRLLQCQNGLRIFEELLEVDYLPRSCSRAMKAVGVVEGTCEEIFELVMSMDGTRFEWDCSFQYGSLVEEVDGHTALLYHRLQLDWFPMFVWPRDLCYVRYWRRNDDGSYVVLFRSREHENCGPQPGYVRANIESGGFNISPLKPQNGKPRAQVQHLMQIDLKGWGVGYVSSFQQHCLLQMLNSVAGLREWFAQTDERNAPPRIPVMVNMTSASVSSERGEKLHASLHPSTHTDQINAANRNSVMMEEYSDEDEEFQIPEPEQEADSSGLESDFKRTVLEEEPVDQIDLSCFSGNLRRNDLDNARNCWKISEGNNFRVRSKHFCFDKTKIPAGKHLLDLVAVDWFKDTKRMDHVARRQGCAAQVALEKGLFSVVINLQVPGSTHYSMVFYFVTKELVPGSLLQRFVDGDDEFRNSRLKLIPSVPKGSWIVRQSVGSTPCLLGKAVDCNYIRGPKYLEIDVDIGSSTVANGVLGLVVGVITTLVVDMAFLVQANTTDELPERLIGAVRVSHIELKSAIVPKLDLEAS; encoded by the exons ATGTCGTCGAAGGTGGTGTACGAAGGGTGGATGGTCCGCTACGGGCGGAGGAAGATCGGGCGCTCGTTCATCCACATGCGGTTTTTCGTGCTCGGGTCTCGCTTGCTCGCTTACTACAAGAAGAAGCCTCAGGACAATcag GTTCCAATTAAGACCATGGTGATTGATGGAAACTGTAGAGTGGAGGATCGTGGCCTGAAGACGCACCATGGACAC ATGGTTTATGTATTGTGTGTATACAACAAGAAAGAGACGCACCATCGAATCACG ATGGCAGCATTCAACATCCAGGAGGCATTAATCTGGAAGGAAAAGATTGAGCTTGTTATTGATCAG CATCAGGGATCACAAGCTTCAAATGGGAACAAATATGTCTCTTTTGAATATAAATCTGGGATGGATAATGGAAGGGCTGCCTCCTCATCTGACCATGAAAGTCA GTTCAGTGCAcaggaggatgaagatgatgCTCATCCAAATTTGTCGCGGCGAACAACAATTGGAAATG GTCTTCCAGAGTCGGTGTTTGACTGGACACGAGAATTAGACTCAGAATTATCAAACCAGAATATCAACAATCAAGCATTTTCCAGAAAGCATTGGCGTCTTCTCCAATGCCAAAATG GACTTCGCATTTTTGAAGAACTTTTGGAAGTTGATTACCTT CCAAGGAGCTGCAGTAGAGCAATGAAGGCTGTTGGCGTTGTGGAGGGTACCTGTGAAGAAATATTTGAACTTGTTATGAGCATGGATGGGACACGGTTTGA GTGGGATTGCAGTTTCCAGTATGGTAGCTTAGTCGAGGAGGTGGATGGACATACAGCATTACTTTATCACAGGCTCCAGCTGGACTGGTTTCCGAT GTTTGTGTGGCCTCGTGATCTTTGTTATGTACGATATTGGCGCCGAAATGATGATGGAAGTTATG TTGTCTTATTTCGCTCTAGGGAGCATGAGAACTGTGGTCCACAGCCTGGGTATGTACGAGCAAATATTGAGA GTGGAGGATTCAACATTTCCCCTCTAAAACCTCAAAATGGGAAGCCCAGGGCACAGGTACAGCATCTTATGCAGATTGATCTGAAGGGATGGGGTGTGGGTTATGTATCATCATTTCAGCAACATTGTCTCCTACAAATGTTAAATAGTGTTGCTG GACTTCGTGAATGGTTTGCCCAAACAGATGAGAGGAATGCTCCTCCAAGAATCCCAGTAATGGTTAATATGACCTCAGCTTCTGTCTCCTCAGAGAGGGGTGAGAAGCTGCATGCATCTCTTCATCCTAGCACACATACTGATCAAATTAATGCTGCAAACAGAAATTCAGTGATGATGGAAGAATACTCTGATGAGGATGAGGAATTTCAAATACCTGAGCCTGAACAAGAG gCAGACTCATCTGGCCTTGAGAGTGATTTCAAGAGAACAG TCTTGGAAGAAGAACCTGTTGACCAAATTGATTTATCCTGTTTTTCGGGCAACCTCCGACGTAACGACCTTGATAATGCACGTAACTGCTGGAAAATTTCAGAAGGGAACAACTTTAGAGTCCGGAGCAagcatttttgttttgataaaacAAAG ATTCCTGCAGGGAAACATCTATTGGATCTTGTTGCTGTTGATTGGTTCAAGGATACCAAAAGAATGGACCATGTTGCTAGGCGTCAAGGATGTGCAGCACAA GTTGCCTTGGAAAAGGGGCTTTTCTCTGTGGTCATAAATTTGCAA GTACCTGGGTCAACACACTACAGTATGGTATTTTATTTTGTGACAAAGGAGTTAGTACCTGGATCCCTTTTACAAAGATTTGTTGATGGTGACGATGAATTCCGCAATAGTAGGCTGAAGCTCATCCCATCAGTTCCCAAg GGCTCATGGATTGTGCGCCAGAGTGTTGGGAGCACCCCTTGTTTATTGGGGAAAGCTGTTGATTGTAACTATATCCGTGGCCCTAAGTACTTGGAA ATTGATGTGGACATTGGTTCTTCAACTGTTGCCAATGGAGTTTTGGGGCTTGTAGTAGGTGTAATCACAACATTGGTGGTAGACATGGCTTTCCTTGTACAG GCAAATACTACTGATGAATTGCCGGAGCGGCTGATTGGTGCTGTCCGCGTTTCTCATATAGAGCTTA